One stretch of Cohnella algarum DNA includes these proteins:
- a CDS encoding CBM35 domain-containing protein, with amino-acid sequence MFVKMAKTGLSAMLALSFALALLGAPGKALAVSLEAESATLSGGAVAETEHAGYSGAGFVGGFTDGNKGNALVRFSYTAALAGAHTAALRYANGTGSDKTLSLYVNGAKIRQTTLPATAGWSSWAAKAETLTLAAGANTIGFKFDDSDSGNVNLDKIDIDVPAPADPNVYEAEAAALSGGASVATEHAGYSGAGFVDGFTDGNKGSAAVTFSVNAAEAGSRDITLRYANGTGSAKTLSLYVNGVKLRQIALAATAGWSAWGTHAENVTLNAGANSIVYKFDQTDSGNVNLDRLVLGPVSADPEPGAPNVYEAEEQFYSGGVTRTASGLTNFVSAGARAVFTVNAGAAGNASAELRYANGTGSAKTLNVYVNGLFALATTLPATGGPTVWASKTETLPLRKGLNTISYRYDSANSGNVSLDSLTLAGGAALAARGATLPYAELEAENGATNAQLLGPGRNYLTVEAESSGRRAVKLTQTGHYVEWTAPKSANALVVRYSMPDSAGGGGTNATLSLYVNGTKRQALDLTSRYAWTYGAYPYNDNPANGNAHRFYDESRFLVSEIQAGATVRLQKDSGDTAAYYTIDLIDLEQADAPYAMPAGFVSITSFGAVANDAGDDTAAIRAAIADARSTGMAGVWIPAGTFRMNDRVDVSDIHIRGAGTWHSELLGTGGKGGFYGVGGNVTVADLALTGDSLYRNDAADHAGFEGNFGAGSLIQNVWIEHMKVGYWLQAGTDGLYVVGGNVRNTWADGVNLHGGVKNTTVSHLSVRNTGDDAFAMWSDGAPNENNSFRYNTAQAPMLANAFALYGGKDNKILDNVGADTVTASSGIVVSTRFNAVSFSGTTELKRNTLLRTGGWEPNWNTSFGGLWIYAENQNITAPIAIEDVEIKDSTYEGVKFSYNRTIQNVSFNRVSIEGAGTFGLNFDGVTGTGTFGNVTVSGAASGALNNPNNLFTIVRGPGNVGW; translated from the coding sequence ATGTTCGTGAAAATGGCGAAAACGGGGTTGTCCGCGATGCTTGCCCTGTCGTTTGCGCTCGCGCTGCTCGGAGCGCCCGGCAAGGCGCTTGCCGTCTCGCTGGAAGCCGAGTCCGCGACGCTTTCGGGCGGCGCCGTCGCCGAAACCGAGCACGCGGGTTATTCGGGCGCGGGCTTCGTCGGCGGCTTTACCGACGGCAACAAGGGAAACGCCCTGGTCCGGTTTTCCTATACGGCGGCGTTGGCGGGCGCTCATACGGCCGCGCTTCGTTATGCGAACGGTACCGGGAGCGACAAGACGCTCAGCCTATACGTCAACGGCGCGAAAATCAGGCAAACGACGCTGCCCGCCACCGCAGGCTGGAGCAGTTGGGCCGCGAAGGCCGAGACGCTGACGCTCGCGGCAGGCGCGAATACGATCGGCTTCAAGTTCGACGATTCCGATTCGGGCAACGTCAATCTGGACAAAATCGACATCGACGTTCCGGCTCCCGCCGATCCGAACGTTTACGAAGCCGAAGCGGCGGCGCTGTCCGGCGGAGCGTCCGTGGCGACGGAGCATGCGGGCTATAGCGGCGCGGGCTTCGTGGACGGCTTTACCGACGGGAACAAGGGGAGCGCGGCCGTCACGTTCTCGGTGAATGCCGCCGAGGCGGGCAGCCGCGACATTACGCTTCGTTACGCGAACGGAACGGGTTCGGCGAAAACGCTCAGCCTGTACGTGAACGGAGTCAAGCTGAGGCAAATCGCGCTTGCGGCGACGGCGGGCTGGAGCGCTTGGGGGACGCATGCGGAGAACGTGACGCTAAACGCGGGCGCGAATTCGATCGTCTATAAGTTCGATCAGACGGACAGCGGCAACGTGAACCTGGACCGCCTCGTTCTCGGCCCCGTATCGGCGGATCCGGAACCGGGCGCGCCGAACGTTTACGAGGCGGAGGAGCAGTTTTACTCGGGCGGCGTGACGAGGACGGCATCCGGTTTGACGAACTTCGTTTCGGCCGGCGCGCGGGCGGTGTTTACGGTGAACGCCGGGGCGGCGGGCAACGCTTCGGCCGAGCTTCGCTACGCGAACGGAACGGGCTCGGCGAAAACGCTGAACGTGTACGTCAACGGGCTGTTCGCGCTCGCGACGACGCTGCCCGCAACCGGGGGCCCGACGGTCTGGGCGAGCAAAACCGAAACGCTGCCTTTGCGAAAAGGGCTGAATACGATTTCCTACCGCTACGACTCCGCAAACAGCGGCAACGTAAGCCTCGATTCCTTGACGCTGGCGGGCGGCGCTGCCTTGGCCGCTCGCGGGGCTACGCTTCCGTATGCGGAGCTGGAGGCGGAGAACGGCGCGACGAACGCCCAGCTTCTCGGCCCCGGACGCAACTACTTGACGGTCGAAGCCGAATCGTCCGGCCGCCGGGCGGTCAAATTGACCCAGACGGGGCATTACGTGGAATGGACGGCGCCGAAGTCGGCGAATGCGCTCGTCGTCCGCTACAGCATGCCGGACAGCGCCGGCGGCGGCGGAACGAACGCGACGCTGAGCCTGTACGTGAACGGAACGAAGAGACAGGCGCTCGATCTTACGTCGCGTTATGCGTGGACTTACGGCGCTTATCCGTACAACGACAACCCCGCGAACGGGAACGCGCACCGTTTTTACGACGAAAGCCGGTTTCTCGTCTCGGAGATTCAGGCCGGCGCGACCGTAAGGTTGCAGAAGGATTCCGGGGATACGGCCGCCTATTATACGATCGACCTGATCGACCTGGAGCAGGCGGATGCGCCCTATGCCATGCCGGCCGGCTTCGTCAGCATTACGTCCTTCGGCGCCGTCGCAAACGATGCGGGAGACGACACGGCCGCGATTCGCGCCGCGATCGCCGACGCTCGGTCGACCGGCATGGCGGGCGTTTGGATTCCGGCCGGCACGTTTCGGATGAACGACCGGGTCGACGTAAGCGACATTCACATTCGCGGCGCGGGCACGTGGCATTCCGAGCTTCTCGGGACCGGCGGCAAAGGCGGGTTTTACGGCGTCGGCGGCAACGTCACCGTCGCGGATCTGGCGTTGACGGGCGATTCGCTGTACCGTAACGACGCGGCAGACCATGCGGGCTTCGAGGGGAATTTTGGCGCAGGGTCGCTTATCCAGAACGTATGGATCGAACATATGAAGGTCGGCTACTGGCTGCAAGCCGGAACCGACGGCCTCTATGTCGTCGGGGGCAACGTCCGCAACACCTGGGCCGACGGCGTCAATCTGCACGGAGGCGTCAAAAATACGACGGTCAGCCACCTCAGCGTCCGCAACACGGGCGACGACGCGTTCGCCATGTGGTCCGACGGAGCGCCGAACGAGAACAACTCGTTCCGCTATAACACGGCGCAGGCCCCGATGCTTGCGAACGCGTTCGCGCTGTACGGCGGGAAGGACAACAAAATTCTGGACAACGTCGGCGCGGATACGGTCACGGCGTCTTCGGGCATCGTCGTCAGCACCCGGTTCAATGCGGTTTCGTTCAGCGGCACGACCGAGCTGAAGCGCAATACGCTGCTCCGTACCGGCGGCTGGGAGCCGAACTGGAACACCAGCTTCGGCGGCCTTTGGATCTACGCGGAGAACCAAAATATAACGGCTCCGATCGCGATCGAGGACGTCGAAATCAAGGACAGCACGTACGAGGGCGTCAAATTCAGCTACAACCGGACGATCCAAAACGTCAGCTTCAACCGGGTGTCGATCGAGGGGGCGGGCACGTTCGGCCTGAACTTCGACGGCGTAACCGGGACGGGCACGTTCGGCAACGTGACGGTATCGGGGGCCGCTTCCGGCGCGCTGAACAATCCGAACAACCTGTTTACGATCGTGCGCGGCCCGGGCAACGTCGGCTGGTGA
- a CDS encoding LacI family DNA-binding transcriptional regulator — translation MNKEISIVDVAAEAGVSIATVSNVINGKGRVSTKTKQKIERIIREMGYTPNLQARNLKTRRTDLIGVVVPTMQPGRLQDNPFYWDLLAGVEEGARGRKFHVILTGIDEATETFAFVKERRLDGLIVMGTNEGSQAVERVVKLGIPAVFIDSYLRSPDFYQVYLADRQGSYKATSYLINQGHRRIALLVGDVPIERIPYYGVLHERWLGYRDALAEAGIPYDPGLMIKLPTSLEGGYRAASRLAAMDGVTAVFSFSDISAMGLLKGLRELGRSVPGDCSVIGFDNLFVSEYTSPSLTTVSQNILEKGREAVHMLLDLIDGKPGEERTKVLPVDLIVRETTGPARRS, via the coding sequence ATGAACAAGGAAATCAGCATCGTCGACGTGGCGGCGGAGGCGGGCGTTTCGATCGCGACCGTGTCGAACGTCATCAACGGGAAGGGCCGGGTTTCCACCAAAACGAAGCAAAAAATCGAGCGGATCATCCGCGAAATGGGCTACACGCCGAACCTTCAGGCACGCAACCTGAAAACGCGGCGGACGGATCTGATCGGCGTCGTCGTCCCGACGATGCAACCCGGCCGGCTGCAGGACAATCCGTTTTACTGGGACCTGCTGGCGGGCGTGGAGGAAGGAGCGCGCGGGCGGAAGTTCCATGTGATCCTGACCGGAATCGACGAGGCGACGGAAACGTTTGCGTTCGTCAAGGAACGGCGGCTCGACGGCCTCATCGTCATGGGCACGAACGAAGGCTCGCAGGCGGTCGAGCGGGTCGTGAAGCTCGGCATTCCCGCCGTTTTTATCGACAGCTATTTGCGCAGCCCGGATTTTTACCAGGTGTATTTGGCGGATCGGCAGGGCAGCTACAAGGCGACGTCGTACCTGATTAACCAGGGCCACCGGCGGATCGCGCTGCTCGTCGGCGACGTGCCGATCGAACGCATCCCGTATTACGGCGTCCTGCACGAGCGCTGGCTCGGGTATAGGGACGCGCTGGCGGAAGCCGGCATTCCGTACGATCCCGGGCTGATGATCAAGCTGCCGACTTCGCTCGAAGGCGGCTACCGGGCGGCTTCCCGCCTCGCCGCGATGGACGGGGTGACGGCCGTGTTTTCCTTTTCCGACATCAGCGCGATGGGCCTGCTCAAAGGGCTGCGCGAGCTCGGCCGCTCCGTGCCCGGAGACTGTTCGGTCATCGGCTTCGACAACTTGTTCGTGTCCGAATACACGTCCCCGTCGCTTACGACGGTTTCGCAGAACATTTTGGAAAAAGGACGCGAAGCGGTGCATATGCTGCTCGACCTGATCGACGGCAAGCCCGGCGAGGAACGGACGAAAGTGCTGCCGGTCGACCTGATCGTACGGGAGACGACCGGGCCGGCGCGGCGGTCTTGA
- a CDS encoding ABC transporter permease, producing the protein MTVPAAVVIVIHSYLPMFGLFIAFKNVNYIDGIWGSPWVGFDNFSFLFNSGSLWRITRNTVLYSLAFMSINLVLSVALALAVNELRNRFLAKFYQTFILMPYFLSMVVISYLVYAFLNPTQGFMNATVLERFGIDPVFWYSEKEYWPFILILVNAWQGVGMGAVIYIAAMAGIDPEYYEAAVLDGASKWRQIFHITLPTIQPVVIIMTILSMGSIFTADFGLFYQVPLDSGALYPTTDVVDTYVYRSLLELNDIGMSSAAAFMQSVLGFVMVLATNAVVRKINREQALF; encoded by the coding sequence ATGACGGTCCCGGCCGCCGTCGTGATCGTCATCCACAGCTACCTGCCCATGTTCGGGCTGTTCATCGCCTTCAAAAACGTGAACTATATCGACGGCATCTGGGGGAGCCCTTGGGTCGGATTCGATAATTTTTCGTTCCTGTTCAACTCCGGTTCGCTGTGGCGCATTACGCGCAATACCGTCCTGTACAGCCTTGCCTTCATGTCGATCAATCTCGTGTTGTCGGTGGCGCTCGCCCTTGCGGTCAACGAATTGCGAAACCGCTTCCTCGCCAAATTTTATCAGACGTTCATCCTGATGCCCTACTTCCTGTCGATGGTCGTCATCAGCTATCTGGTCTACGCGTTTCTTAATCCGACGCAAGGGTTTATGAACGCGACGGTGCTGGAGCGGTTCGGGATCGATCCGGTGTTCTGGTATTCGGAAAAAGAGTACTGGCCGTTCATATTGATTCTCGTCAACGCATGGCAGGGCGTCGGGATGGGAGCGGTTATCTACATCGCGGCCATGGCCGGCATCGACCCGGAATATTACGAGGCCGCCGTCCTGGACGGCGCGTCCAAATGGCGCCAAATTTTCCATATCACCTTGCCGACGATCCAGCCGGTCGTCATCATCATGACGATCCTGTCGATGGGCAGCATTTTCACGGCGGACTTCGGCTTGTTTTACCAGGTGCCGCTCGATTCCGGCGCGCTTTATCCGACGACGGACGTCGTGGACACGTACGTGTACCGGTCGCTGCTGGAATTGAACGATATCGGCATGTCGTCGGCCGCGGCGTTCATGCAGTCCGTTCTCGGCTTCGTCATGGTGCTGGCCACGAACGCGGTCGTCCGCAAAATCAACCGCGAGCAGGCGCTATTTTAA
- a CDS encoding carbohydrate ABC transporter permease gives MKTRSRHWSQISPISNALLHMGFVALSLLFVLPVVLVFMVSVSDGDAILKNGYSFFPETFSLVAYEALFKDYSTIVGGYAVSIGITIAGTILSVLLMALFAYPISRGDYPFRAFFTFFLFFTMLFNGGMVSRYMVYTQVLDLKDSYMALILPLLIVPFNVIIMRTFFQSTIHPSLIDSARIDGAGEIRIFFRIVLPLSLPVLATMALFSTIAYWNDWFNALLYIDSEDKYPLQYLMRRVINDVQYLRNNITVAAQNPELMSKLPDQSLQMAMAIVGMGPILIVYPFFQKYFVKGLTVGAIKG, from the coding sequence ATGAAAACCCGTTCGCGTCACTGGAGCCAGATTTCCCCGATTTCCAACGCGCTGCTTCACATGGGCTTCGTCGCGCTGTCGCTGCTGTTCGTGCTGCCGGTCGTTCTCGTCTTCATGGTGTCGGTGTCCGACGGAGACGCGATCCTGAAAAACGGCTACAGCTTTTTCCCGGAGACGTTCTCCCTGGTTGCCTACGAAGCGCTGTTCAAGGATTACTCGACGATTGTCGGGGGCTACGCCGTCAGCATCGGCATTACGATCGCCGGCACGATCCTCAGCGTCCTGCTGATGGCCCTGTTCGCCTATCCGATTTCCCGGGGCGATTATCCGTTTCGCGCGTTTTTCACCTTCTTCCTGTTTTTCACGATGCTGTTCAACGGGGGGATGGTGAGCCGCTATATGGTGTACACGCAGGTGCTCGATTTGAAAGACTCGTACATGGCGCTCATATTGCCGCTGCTGATCGTCCCGTTTAACGTCATCATCATGCGGACGTTTTTCCAATCGACGATTCATCCGTCGCTGATCGATTCCGCCCGGATCGACGGGGCCGGGGAAATCCGCATCTTTTTCCGCATCGTGCTGCCGCTGTCGCTTCCCGTGCTCGCGACGATGGCGCTGTTCAGCACGATCGCCTACTGGAACGACTGGTTCAACGCGCTGCTGTACATCGACAGCGAGGACAAGTATCCGCTGCAGTATTTGATGCGAAGGGTCATCAACGATGTCCAGTATTTGCGGAACAACATTACGGTCGCGGCTCAAAATCCGGAGCTGATGAGCAAGCTTCCCGACCAGTCGCTGCAAATGGCGATGGCCATCGTCGGGATGGGGCCGATTCTGATCGTCTATCCGTTTTTTCAGAAATATTTCGTCAAAGGACTGACCGTAGGCGCGATCAAGGGGTAA
- a CDS encoding ABC transporter substrate-binding protein: protein MKRGKWKGGLALAAALCLALLLQACSGGGGGSNEGASSTAPSPSAANPASPAPSEEPSAGAELAPYEVSIVYQATPQQDDALIEEKLNEYFKDKINATIDLRPIASSEYKQKTELMMNTGEQMDLIFAASWLNYFGNVTKGAYLELDELLDKYGQGIKQSLNPLYLEAPRFEGKLYAIPQNKEITQGLSFTYRKDIVDKYNIPIEQINRMEDLRPWFELLKEKEPGLILNIVGSGSQGDNLMYETNSNYRSIGPKLSKMPLFLVDYKAADPKVKSLLDPEIVEINKKEYELYREYYEKGYTNADAATNTANLADLRKQGQLWMQRATWKPGSDIELKLSTDNKYDFVSHVVAEPVVDTDAATGSLLAISRTSKDPERAMMVLNYLHTDPYVINLLVHGIEDKHYKKVGDNRIELIPDSGYVPNVHWVLGSQMLNYLKPGQPDDMYESWKTFNEEATRFPLLGFAFDDTKVKNEVSQLAGVMSEYATLATGAAPNPSALLEERNGKLKAAGIEKVQAELQAQIDAWLLENKN from the coding sequence ATGAAACGAGGAAAATGGAAAGGCGGCCTGGCGCTGGCGGCCGCGCTGTGCCTGGCGCTGCTGCTTCAGGCCTGCTCGGGCGGCGGGGGCGGCAGCAACGAGGGGGCGTCGAGCACGGCTCCGAGTCCGTCGGCGGCAAACCCGGCTTCGCCCGCGCCGTCGGAGGAGCCGTCGGCCGGGGCGGAGCTGGCCCCGTACGAGGTGTCGATCGTCTACCAGGCGACGCCGCAGCAGGACGACGCGCTGATCGAGGAGAAGCTGAACGAGTATTTCAAGGACAAAATCAACGCGACGATCGATCTGCGTCCGATCGCTTCCAGCGAATACAAGCAGAAGACCGAGCTGATGATGAACACCGGCGAGCAAATGGACCTGATTTTCGCGGCTTCCTGGCTGAACTACTTCGGGAACGTCACGAAGGGCGCCTATCTGGAGCTGGATGAGCTGCTGGACAAATACGGCCAGGGCATCAAGCAATCGCTGAACCCGCTCTATCTCGAAGCGCCGCGTTTCGAAGGCAAGCTGTACGCAATCCCGCAAAACAAGGAAATCACGCAAGGCCTGTCGTTCACCTATCGCAAGGATATCGTCGACAAATACAACATTCCGATCGAGCAGATCAACCGGATGGAAGACCTGCGGCCGTGGTTCGAGCTGCTGAAGGAGAAGGAGCCCGGACTCATTTTGAACATCGTCGGCTCCGGCAGCCAGGGCGACAACCTGATGTACGAAACGAATTCCAATTACCGCAGCATCGGGCCGAAGCTGAGCAAGATGCCGCTGTTCCTGGTCGATTACAAGGCGGCCGATCCGAAGGTGAAATCGCTGCTCGATCCGGAAATCGTCGAAATCAACAAAAAAGAATACGAGCTGTACCGCGAATATTACGAAAAAGGGTACACGAACGCCGACGCGGCAACCAATACGGCCAACCTCGCGGATTTGCGCAAGCAGGGGCAGCTTTGGATGCAGCGGGCGACCTGGAAGCCGGGCTCGGACATCGAACTGAAGCTGTCGACGGACAACAAGTACGACTTCGTGTCCCACGTCGTCGCCGAGCCGGTCGTCGATACCGACGCGGCCACGGGCTCGTTGCTGGCGATCTCCCGGACGTCCAAAGATCCGGAGCGCGCAATGATGGTGCTGAACTACCTGCATACCGATCCTTACGTCATTAACCTGCTCGTGCACGGAATCGAAGACAAGCATTACAAGAAGGTCGGGGACAATCGCATCGAGCTGATTCCGGATTCCGGCTACGTTCCGAACGTCCACTGGGTGCTCGGCAGCCAAATGCTGAACTACCTCAAGCCGGGACAGCCCGACGACATGTACGAAAGCTGGAAAACGTTCAACGAAGAAGCGACGCGGTTTCCGCTGCTCGGCTTTGCGTTTGACGACACGAAGGTGAAGAACGAAGTTTCCCAGTTGGCCGGCGTCATGAGCGAATACGCGACGCTCGCCACGGGCGCCGCCCCGAATCCTTCCGCGCTGCTCGAAGAGAGAAACGGCAAGCTGAAAGCGGCGGGAATCGAAAAGGTGCAGGCGGAGCTGCAGGCGCAAATCGACGCGTGGCTGTTGGAAAACAAAAATTAA
- a CDS encoding glycoside hydrolase family 88 protein, with the protein MSGWEDRAWQYVLDKLERTHASIGDTFPLASVGGKYDNREPHCWTNGFWPGLLWLVYRRTRDERFRDIAERIEAKLDGPLQEYEELHHDNGFMWSLSAVANFKITGNPPSRRRGLIAASHLASRFNLPGRFIRAWLYEGSEGLAIIDCMMNLGLLYWASEQLGDPRYRHIAAAHAETTREHFIRPDGSVCHIVRFDPESGEKIEALGGQGYAPDSAWSRGSAWAIYGFAISYRYTKEIRFLEAARKAAGFFVANLPEDLVPPWDFRAPEDGRRAKDSTAAACAASGLLEMSRLVSPEEAAGYREWGAKLVRSLFERYTPDEPSEEALIVKGTGNFPRGGEVETPLIYGDYFFAEALLKLKGDAELFW; encoded by the coding sequence ATGAGCGGTTGGGAAGATCGGGCTTGGCAATACGTTTTGGACAAATTGGAGCGCACGCATGCGTCGATCGGGGACACGTTTCCGCTGGCGTCCGTCGGCGGCAAGTACGACAACCGGGAGCCGCACTGCTGGACGAACGGCTTCTGGCCGGGCCTGTTGTGGCTCGTCTACCGAAGAACGAGGGACGAGCGGTTCCGGGACATCGCGGAGCGCATCGAGGCGAAGCTGGACGGGCCGCTGCAGGAGTACGAGGAGCTGCACCACGATAACGGCTTTATGTGGAGCCTGTCGGCTGTCGCCAACTTCAAAATAACGGGCAACCCGCCGTCCAGGCGGCGCGGGCTGATCGCGGCCAGCCATTTAGCCAGCCGGTTCAATTTGCCGGGCCGCTTCATTCGGGCCTGGCTTTACGAGGGCAGCGAGGGACTGGCGATCATCGACTGCATGATGAACCTGGGGCTGCTGTATTGGGCGAGCGAGCAGCTGGGCGATCCGCGCTACCGGCATATCGCCGCGGCCCATGCGGAGACGACGCGGGAACATTTCATCCGCCCCGACGGCTCGGTTTGCCATATCGTCCGGTTCGATCCGGAATCCGGGGAAAAAATCGAGGCGCTCGGCGGGCAGGGCTACGCCCCCGATTCGGCCTGGTCCCGGGGCTCCGCCTGGGCGATCTACGGGTTCGCGATCAGCTACCGCTACACGAAGGAAATCCGGTTTTTGGAGGCGGCCCGCAAGGCGGCCGGTTTCTTCGTCGCCAATTTGCCGGAAGACCTCGTTCCCCCGTGGGATTTCAGGGCGCCCGAGGACGGGCGCCGGGCGAAGGATTCGACGGCGGCGGCATGCGCGGCGAGCGGGCTGCTGGAAATGTCCCGCCTCGTTTCGCCGGAGGAAGCGGCCGGCTATCGGGAATGGGGCGCAAAACTCGTCCGATCGCTGTTCGAACGCTATACGCCGGACGAACCGTCGGAAGAAGCCTTGATTGTCAAAGGAACCGGGAATTTTCCGCGGGGAGGGGAGGTGGAGACGCCGCTCATTTACGGCGATTATTTTTTCGCGGAGGCGCTGTTGAAGCTGAAGGGCGATGCCGAATTGTTCTGGTAA